One window of Drosophila busckii strain San Diego stock center, stock number 13000-0081.31 chromosome 3L, ASM1175060v1, whole genome shotgun sequence genomic DNA carries:
- the LOC108600663 gene encoding proton-coupled amino acid transporter-like protein CG1139, whose protein sequence is MSKNGHSNAGFVSDHVDNVKHQSGNKYSLELAEKGANNNNNKIAKDPDYNPYEHREVPHPTTNSETLFHLLKGSLGTGILAMPNAFRNSGYVTGSIGTIVIGFICTYCIHQLVKAEYELCRRKKVPSMNYPAVAETALSEGPAFFKACSPYIGTVVNVFLLIYQLGTCCVYVVFVASNIKSIVDAVYGTNVDVRLCMIIILVPLILINWVRQLKYLAPFSTLANFITMVSFGCICYYIFREPVSTEGKEAFGRAQDFPLFFGTVLFALEAIGVILPLENEMKTPHKFGGSCGVLNVSMVLIVFLYVGMGLFGYLNYGSSVLGSITLNLPEHDILAQCVKGMLAFAIYITHGLACYVAIDITWNDYVGKKLGPQRNKLFWEYAVRTGLVLITFLLAVAIPNLELFISLFGALCLSALGLAFPALIQICAHWYETSGLRKGWLLLSNFVLIIVGILGLVIGTYTSLKEIVLTFSE, encoded by the exons ATGAGCAAAAATGGACACAGCAATGCCGGCTTTGTCAGCGATCATGTGGACAATGTTAAGCACCAGAGCGGTAACAAATACTCGCTGGAGTTGGCTGAAAAGGgtgccaacaataataacaacaaaatagccAAAGATCCCGATTATAATCCCTATGAACATCGCGAGGTGCCACATCCTACAAC CAACTCGGAAACGCTTTTCCATTTGCTGAAAGGCTCTCTTGGCACGGGCATATTGGCCATGCCCAATGCCTTTCGCAATTCTGGCTATGTCACAGGCTCCATAGGAACCATTGTGATTGGTTTCATTTGCACCTACTGCATACATCAGCTGGTCAAGGCTGAGTACGAGCTATGCCGTCGCAAGAAG GTGCCGAGCATGAACTATCCCGCTGTAGCCGAAACAGCTCTCTCCGAGGGACCGGCATTCTTCAAAGCCTGCTCTCCTTACATAGGTACCGTCGTCAATGTCTTTCTGCTCATCTATCAACTGGGCACGTGCTGTGTCTATGTGGTCTTTGTTGCCTCAAACATCAAGTCCATTGTGGATGCTGTCTATGGCACAAATGTGGATGTGCGTCTCTGCATGATTATTATCCTGGTGCCTTTGATACTCATCAATTGGGTGCGACAGCTCAAGTACTTGGCGCCGTTCTCGACGCTGGCCAATTTTATAACTATGGTCTCCTTTGGCTGCATTTGTTACTACATCTTCCGGGAGCCTGTATCCACGGAGGGTAAGGAGGCCTTTGGTAGAGCACAGGACTTTCCGTTGTTCTTTGGCACTGTGCTCTTTGCACTGGAAGCCATTGGCGTTATACTGCCGCTGGAGAATGAGATGAAGACGCCGCATAAATTTGGCGGTTCCTGTGGTGTCTTAAATGTGTCCATGGTGCTTATAGTGTTTCTGTATGTGGGCATGGGCTTATTTGGTTATCTAAACTATGGCTCCAGTGTGCTAGGCTCGATAACACTAAATTTACCCGAGCATGATAT CCTGGCCCAATGCGTAAAGGGAATGCTGGCCTTCGCCATTTATATAACACACGGCTTGGCCTGCTATGTGGCCATTGATATCACCTGGAATGACTATGTGGGCAAGAAGTTAGGTCCCCAGCGCAACAAGCTTTTCTGGGAGTATGCTGTGCGCACTGGTCTAGTGCTCATTACTT TTCTTCTGGCTGTGGCCATCCCAAATCTGGAGCTGTTCATCTCACTCTTCGGCGCGCTTTGCTTATCCGCTTTGGGCTTAGCCTTTCCAGCTTTAATACAAATCTGCGCACATTGGTATGAAACCAGTGGCCTTAGAAAGGGCTGGCTATTGTTAA GCAACTTTGTCTTGATCATCGTAGGCATTTTAGGTCTAGTTATAGGCACGTATACCTCTCTTAAGGAGATAGTGCTTACTTTTTCGGAGTAA